In Salvia miltiorrhiza cultivar Shanhuang (shh) chromosome 4, IMPLAD_Smil_shh, whole genome shotgun sequence, the DNA window CGGGGGTGGATTAGCTAGCAACAACGGGAACAATGTTTTTGATGGGTGTGAAAGACATCTCCAAATCCCAGCAAAATTTTTGAATTTCGATAGTTTTAGATTTAGTTTAAGTGTCAAGAACTGATCTCCTCCTTCCAACAACAAGCTAAATCTCGTCTtgcaattgtaaaataaatatcGTTTGTAGACGTTTTATAAATGAAATAGAAATGGTGAAGTTTGAGATTACAATGATATAAACTGAACAAATATTACCGTAAATGAAACCCGTAGGAACAAATAGCCGAGTAAAGGAGAATTTTTTATCCGCAAGATGAGATACGCCTTGATAGTGCTCTCCAATTGGCATGTTGTCCCTAAAGATGAAACGACTTCGTCTTGTAAGTAACAAcaccgcagaccaacgagctccgaCGAATTGGAATGAGATGAGAACAAAGCTCTGAGACAATGTATGCAGAGAGAGTGAAAGTGCTTGTATGCAGATTTTTGTGGTGTATGGAAGGCACGAGTAGCTATCATATTTATAGGCACAGTCTACTCATAGGGGGAGCCTGCAACTATCAATTCCGTTAAAGATAGGGAGTCTGCAATTTAAATCTGCTGCGAGGTTTCTCATGTAACAACTGACGTCTCATCAAGACTCAACTGTATTTCCCATCCGTCCCATAATGATGAAGGTTTCCGGCTATTGCAGGGACGAGTCCCCACGTGCACGTACAGGCCCAAAGGTTTGGGCCTCGATCTTTTAGGCCGAAGAAATCGATGGTCTAAAATTGTCAATCTAATAGAGTCTAAGGTTTGCCCCAAaaaccaattgccaagatctaAGTCTATGTAACGGGCTGGGATCAGGGCCAGGCGGGCGGTGGCGGTGGCACATGTTTGGGCTTTACAACCCATCACTTGTGTACATATTTATTACATGTACTAATGTAATGACTTATATActgaattaattaatcaatatgtGATAAGTATTAACTTATCTTTAATGCTTATCATTTTTCTCACAACTCCATATTTCAAGTAACAAACTTTCgttaattatttctcactcatcaaaaaatcgattttgagtaaataaatatatatactacaatcatcaactcaaaacaTCAATCGATTCTGTGCCATTTAGTTCtactaaattatatattttcatcgTAAGAAAATTTGTCAAACGTTATTCAACATTTCAACTTATAACCAATTTCCTACTCCGTGGAAACTTCCCCGCCTCCTCTTTTTCTACATGACTGCTGCTTCCGGCCTATTCAATTTAAAGTAGTAGTCTTGGCCTGTCGTGCTCAAGTATGGATGTATGCAGAGCTTCAAGTGGTAGGTTGCCTTAATCACTCATTCAGTCGGTGTAGCTAACAATTTTAAGCAAAGCAGAGCAACAATATGTTGTCCATCCTTAGTGAGTCGCCTATGAGTAAGGAATTATCAATTATGGTCCACTCTCGATGCTCAATATCAActcttaataatttattttatttatttatttttggggcTCTATAAGTAAAATAgtacaattatatatattttttaaaataaagaattatAGCGAGAAAATTGAGGGCTCTGTTTAGAAATACTCATAAGTCTATGTATAATGTTTAATGCGGTGTTCAACAATTTTAATCATTATAATAGTTTTTAGATTAATAGTTTGTTTTACTCACTCTTaaagacaaaataaaaaatatccactataattttttttttattattatatagaaGCTACCCATTTGAGCTTGAAATGACAAAATTATCCTTACCGATCTAGCAAATTTTGCTGAAATCGTGAACTTTGCTAGATGCACAAGTCGAACATTAGTGATAAATGCACTAAAGCTCGACATACTCGACCACTGCGAGTCGAGTATGTCTAATAGTAGTGTATTTGTGATAAATACATTAGTGCTCGACCTCTGCGAGTCGAGCATTAGTTTTAAATATACTAATGATCGATCATTACGAGTCGAGCAATCGGGCATTAGTGGTCGAGCATTCTTataaaatacactaatgctcgataTATTGGACCATTGCAAGTCGAACACCAGTAGTCGACACAAGGACAAAAACCTTCTAAACGAGTAtagtttatatattttgtaaaatgtgaatatttttttaagttttatattTCAGAATGggtatattattattttttcccaTAATATGATGATAATACGAGGTTAGCCTAAATTTTGAGATTTAGATTTTTGATAAATAggaatgtaatttaaattttattctaAAATATTTCTGAGGATTATACGAAATATGCAACGCATGCATGAAAAAGTAATctaatatatatgatattaatCATAAATACtctaaaatggaaagaaaaaaaaataaaaaaaaaaatgaaaaaagatatAGTTAACTGTAATATGTGACGGCTGTCGTTGACTCTTCAGAAACGTGTGCTTCCCAAATTCACTAATCTCCTCTATTGATTTGTCcaattttttttaccaaatcTATTGAATGGTCCATTAAAAGTAGTGGGTCTTTTGTTCCTTTTTTACCCATTTCAAAATTATGGGCAACTTGATTTATAGGACTAGATGTTATTgaattttttcatttcttttcttaaTGCACTATGTTGTTTAACACTTAAATTTTAATCTTCTTCTTTTAATCTAGAAAGAGTGAATAAGATATaccatcaaataaaaaaatatataaggtacgatagaaaaaaaattgtctttttatttttcaaatacattaaataaaatattatagaagatattatattttatatcaaAAATTAACACTAGTGATTTTACatcttcaaaaaagaaaaagaaagaaagaaaacattAGTGTTTTACGTGCCACAAGATAAAGtcaataacaataatttttcCAATATCAACCTTACTTGATTGAAAATGAGCAGTAAAATTTGAATACTAAATATCTACAGTATTTACTAAAAAGATTTTCACCGTTTAAATGATCTCAAATGAATGATCTCACATTTTTAAACATTATtaaattttctaaaataaaaagatatttttttaataaagttaTACAATAGTAAATCGTtttcaattaataattattcaaacatgACATGTCAAGTATTAGTGTACCGCtcaacataaatttgaaaatgatgtcGATAAGAGCACAAAAATCTGATAAAATGTCACTTTAGATGTTAAGACACCTAAAAAGAAAGAGCAAAATGAAATGAGAATGCTAAAAAATATCTTTGTTGTCGGTTAATTATGAACAGTGATTCATGATTGATAAACAAATCGTCAAAATTGTTATGGTTAAATTAATGAACATGGTAGCAATTTTGTTTTTGACCTATATGGCTGGCCCAGTCCAAACGCTTGACACGTTTCCATAACTCATTGCCTGTTAATAAGATATTTACTCATTGGGTTGTGAACTAGagagaaaagaaggaaaagaggGAATAACATAGGAGATAAATATTTATAGAAATATACAAATGTAGGGTTAAAATTTGGACTTTATCTATATTAGAAAAGATATATTTATAGAATTTACCAATACTCCCTTTATGACCATCCCTATAAAATATGTTGCCTCGTTAGAACTTTATCAGGAAAATCAAATGGGACAAAACCTGATCaaagaaaaaagagtacaaTTACTTTCCTAAACATCACCATTGTAGATCTTGAACTCTACACATTTCAAACTTGTataccaactttctgaatgttGATGTTGTTACTATCTTCATGAATAAGTCCGCCTGATTATCACTTAAGCGAATCTTCATGTGTCATTTGAATTGCGTGATACAAGTAGTTTGTCTTCAAAACAAAACTTCTCATTTGAGCGAATCTTCATGTTCATGGCTCGTTGAAAACCTCTCCGTAAAAACCCTATAGGAAAGGGTTGGTAGAGGAAAAAACTACAAAACACACATGTACTCATATGTTACACTAGTCgtctcgttaaaaaccttaactaagaaaatctcgtaggaaaaaacttagtaagggaaagGAGTACAACCATTTGGCCTTCAGGGTCATTTGACATTCAAAGTCTAATTTTtggaattattttaaagatcCGACTCCCCCTCGAGATAACAATCTTGAAGTGttcaatatataattttttagatTAGCTAAATTATCAACATCAACCACCAATTTCGAATTTcggtttcttttataaaatagaCCATTATATTTTGCTTTGAATTAATATAACTAATAACATGGTTAATACCATTTTAAATTCTCCTTCTTGGAGAAACATTAAATCTTGCTAGCAAGTTTGTTTTGAATTGTATATCATGCATGATAAAAGTAGTACTCCAATAGTACATAAATAAGAACTTCGGGTCCTAAATAATTTtgctattttattttggtctagGTCAGTCTTATCCACTTCAAGTTATATGAAAACCATTTGGTAGCTAAATGAATGTGATATAGTCATATTCTTCAAAGCCTTCTTCGGGTAGGTTGACTACTTCATTTAATATATAGGTCGATTAATTTGAAATACTTCATCAAAAATATGCTCGTTCTACAAGTCGAGACAATACTTAGTTTTAACTAAGTCTTTCCATTGAAATTTCACCATTAAGCAGAAGTTCACTCTCTCATAAGTTTTGAGTATTCATAAAGTTATTTCTTCGGAAAGAATTCACTTAGTCGGCTAGGGACTTTCACATATATATTCATGTTTAAGAGCActccagcagatcacctaaatgtatcactaactctaaatttaggctaacacaattgaaaatgagataaaaaatgcatccagcagttcccctaaattggatggggcccacaaaaatttttacacctacctaaattcaatcttaaatttacacccaccctaaatttattttaagcttataattagtagggcccacacataattattatttttatgtagaaaataggagatctggtgtatgcatttataaaatcgagatcctaaaattaaataggaaagctttagggaggaatataggagcgtaattttgagatttctgctgggagtgctctaatgACCTATATAATAATACAGCCATAACATTTATAAActtgatatttatataaaagaaTACTGCTataaaatgttatataaataaagaaacatGATGTCATCTATAACATGAGAATATATTTGATTGATTTTGGATTTTTCAAACCCTTGAGCTACTAATGTCACTTAACatcttattattttcatttagcgAGTTAAGCTCTGTCCCAttgtttatttctatatttCAGTGTTTATGGCACTCTAATATCATTTGTTTTGGATCCAAATAATCTTTAAGTTAATCTAGCAATTTGTTGAGGCAAAAGTATTGCCGACAAcataatttttctattatacGATTCTCACGTATTCACAAAGTTTATGGCAACTTTAGTAAAACCAAATTTTCATCATTTCCCTATACTATTCGGTTTGGTTGTTTCATAATCCCAATATTACGATAATTTAGTGCACGTGCAAAATGTATTGGGATTACCATTAAGGGTGagaaaaatcgaatcagaaccGTCGAACTGGACCAAACAGGTCGGTTCAGGGCGATTTTGGTCCTGTATTCGGTTTGGGGCGGTCCTATTTTTAGGAACCGATATAATCTCGGTTTGGTTTCGGTTTCGAGGTGCCCAAACCCGCCGAAAATCGAACTGAACTgctatatttattaaatatataatttattaatattattaataatttaattgatttttttattgcaAATAAGCCAAACACTAATTTTCTATTACTCAAAATAGTCAAACTGAAACAGCACCGCTCCTCTCTTCTCCACCAAGACACTAGCGTTCAAACGGAGGCCAGAGTTTCTCTCTTCGCATCTTGATTCTCCGGTCGGCGGCGTCGATTGCACGGCGCGACTTAGGCCACATCTTTTTCTGCCGTATAGACTCTAATTCACAGTTAGTTGTCTGTCGTCTAGTCACCGAGGGCTCAGGTGTCCGCGCCTCTTCTCCATCATCCAGACTCTAGTTCGCAGTTTGCCTTCTGTTGTCCAATAGCCGAGGGCTCAGGCGTCCGCGACTTAGGCCGCGGCTCTTCTCCGCCTTTCATATTCCAGTCACTGATATGAGTTTGTGTATGAGTTTGAAATGGCTTAGGATGATTTCTAGAAGATTTATGGATGAGTTTGCTAAGAATTTATGGATGAGTTTGCTAAGAATTCGTGTATGAGTTTGACCGAACTACCGGATTAGCTCGGTTTAGACCAAACCAGATCAAAATTGAGGGTTGGTTTTGATTGGTTCTGGCTCAGTCCtatgatgcgtcttcgacttttgggccatttggccctcttttttcctttatttgtgtcagttcaggtctgtccagggggaaaacaaagttgtggaagaaggaagatcagtagagcggaaacggaagaaatgcggtcagaatgggcatcactacaaaaaaagcgctgattaccgacggctaaatgccgtcggtaaaaaaagacggccgccggtaaatagtgttaccggcggcgataacggcggcaatctcccgccgctaaacggttcgtcggcaacgacaataacggcggcgaacatccgccgtcggcagttaacggcggcgctgccgccggaattgtcgccgttaaacggcggagcctagccggagaaatagcggcggcagacaccgccgctagttaccgagggctatcttgccgtcggtagagagccaccggagtccggctgaccttgccggaaaactaccgacggcgattaccgccgctaactagcggcggcgaatcgccgtcggtaaaaaTCAACCGCCGGCCGGTGGTTCACGCCGGAGGatggccgggtatttaccgaggggaaattgccgtcggtaactaccgacggcgttttgcccacggtaatattttttatttttttattttattttattttattttatttatttatttatttatttatttatttatttattttattgtatattgtatatccacaatttattttcgtatttatacggtattgcatactttagacgaacttcccagtcggcgacccgacttcccagtgggtcacccatcttgcttgtgctatgtgtcaagcacgcttaactttgaaattcttttcgagtgatcaccagtacagaacactcgtattattgatatatctacatctattaattcatttaaatgctatatactcactcatataattataatttttgaatatgtggagataataccttaaatatgttgttaattagtgagcgagttcgtttcggtccttatttttatcgtcggtaaaatatttaattaatatttaataattaattaattaattaatttttttttttttttaacattaatacaccaaaagtgttttaatttggttattataatgtgatttgaatttatttgtttatgttaaatgcaatcatcatcatcattgccataaatatataaaacatttatagttttaataattaaagcacttgaaatatatagttcaataaaacataaatttgaaaagaaagtgcaaatgtaattttgtttgaaaacataaacataagtctaagcatcatcatcatcatcatcatcggcatcagggtgtggaggtggcggagcattatacatcctcataaacgcctccaattgagccacgcggtcctgcatctgttggcgttctgcttgctctgccgccatgcgctcctctatctgttggcgttgtgcttgctctgccgccaatcgctcctccagcgtggagatccgtgtctcataaagctgctgagacaccgcagaagtgcccgtgctgcggatagaccccctactagcctgactctgcccggcactcccgacgccgtagatccgtgacctatcaatttgcaccacctccaaatacacctcgtctagccgctcctgtcgtcctgtggcagcggccagtcgatgaacctcggcctaatacatacataacaatgcataattgttagaaaataaatacattcactaaatatttgaataaacttaaacacttacgtcaattctagcatctctctccgacgtataacttccgtcggcgtacgtgtggaggcggaggaaggtggcatagttcggtgcatcctggggagtaccaggatccaagctctgtatatgcatttatataagataaataagttatattagtcaatatattaatttaatttatatacttaattatttgttaattacataccatatactgctgcaggatacgagtcgactgggacccgcccacgtgcctactgatccctgtaccctccccatcgggctcggacatccggttggcacgaGCTCGAGttgaaacagcctcaacctcgggctgatgccagtaatcccggagtccagtccagaaatcgggagtcatccaggcgggcctagacatctctctcccttggctgatacactgcttgagagttgtcttgtagtcgctcatcatgtcggagtaccttttgcgggcttttgtctcccacatgatcctcacgtcatgctcatcatcgggctgccacgtaaactctttctgttgaaagaaagagaattaatttaatatcaaacattttaacaatttaatatgatatatttatatgtattataaatttaattgtacctgtaattcatcaaaaaatttatccttcatcgccgggggcgtcaacttccatgtgtacccgcctgggttttcaaacatcttaaatgtgcacgtgcaagctttggacaggccagtgggctccaacaaaacactgtgtacaagtaattGATTAacttaatcatggtgtacgagaaacaataattttaactaatgtACTTACCCAGTCTCaggatgcctctgaaataccgtcctcccatcaggtgccttaacctctctctctctgatagcggcagctgtagggcccctaggccttctagcccgtgaactactagaagcctggggagtctcgggagtcccagaaatatgcgtcccagacccatcagatgtatctgctgtagcttctggcgcattaacgccatatcgcctcccaaatcccaacaaacctcgagaggtagacatgatgcctgttgcatacaattaaattaacaaatatatagcgacacataacattaacagtaacaaacaaacataacaaatttgcaatcaaattcaaccaaaatgtgcatttacatttattcataagcatcactactatcatcatcactatcgttagatgtcaacggggaatcatcgtcttctgcttcatcgtcatcttcaatctcaacgactccaccgaggggatgaaggagaagtggttgttcaatgcctacacttgtgtgagtaggcataatagtaaccacttcttcttgaaatggttgatctaatgttgatgtagatgctgcagtagacacttcaaccttagatcttgcgttgactttgcatgctgaccaccaatttttctttgattggttcgtactgggatagggacagtaaaacacttgaactacttgactcgccaaaacaaagggatcatacttcttatatcttcgtgtgtggttcagtgaaactaacttgaagtctgtatcaatagaagttccctgagccgacaagtcaaaccattcacagttgaacaagactgtctgcttaattggataccccggatactccagcacgcaaacctcttgcagacgcccataaaagtctagcacatctctatcactaccatagaccgaaccttttatgcaaacgccactgttcacagtcgcactctctctatcatgatcagttgtgtgaaacctgtagccattcacgaaatagccggagtatgtttcaatctcccttaatggtccagctgcaagcgatctaatataagggttcaactcgtcgttacaaggacgacaaacctgtttcacacaaatatcatttaagtttgctagccaattttagagtaagtaaatgtatatttaacataaatttatcgtctcttacgtaatggttaaaccacagaataaactcgttgtgaaacgcgacttcaaactctgcatcagtcatgtaaggatttgcatatcgtttttcctccttgaagatccttggatacaaagaatcaaataaatatgttaacacctatatatgatgaacacttcttatacgtaaattgaacgagaatactcacttgctatatgtctctgcaacctctgcacaattgctcaaaatatacatgtgtgcagcatgccattcgcgctcatccatgtatctcttcgtccctcggccaagtgaacgcccaataggtttgaatatggcgagacaaagaggatcatcattttcagcaacgggcatctcaatattgcgaggcaaagttgtccactttgtagatatttgatcttcaaagtaaaacgaagagaaggttgacatttctgcatgtaagtatgcattggcgatggacgcctcaaccttggctttgttctttatatgattttttaatgtcctcaaatatctttcaaaaggatacatccaccgatattgcactggaccagccaatcgtgcctcatctgccaaatgaactggtaggtgctccattgaatcaaataaactaggcgggaagatacgctcaagtttgcaaagagtaacagctatcttctcactcagtattctcatgtcatatatggccacgttgcgggatgttaattctctgaagaagaaacttaactctgtaattgcctcccaaacattcttaggaagaagttctttaaatgcaacaggcagaaggatttgcatgaacacgtgacagtcgtgacttttcatgttgtgcatcttcagggcgttcatgtcaacgcatctactaatatttgacacgtacccatcgggaaacttcagactcttgatccattggagtaagatcttcttctcttccctgtcaagcgtataacatgctttcggataccctcgagttccagccactttcttcaactctttccgcttgcagaaggtgttcaattcttctctagatttttctgtatcttttgtcttccccttcacattcaggacagtattaaacacgttatcaaacacatttttctcaatgtgcataacatccagattatgtcgaatcaaaagatatctccaatagggtagatcccaaaatatgcttttctttttccaccctacatcttgatatttggcgagttgagcgttcctgccatcgaagtcttcggtaaccttcacgaagcctaacccctcgatttgattcaagatttgtattcctgatctttgttctggtggaccaacattgcatgtcttattcctcaagaatgaagttttgtttctcctaaacacatggttaggaggtaagaacttccgatgattatcaaaccacgattgttttccactcatcggcaaagtgaatgcttctgtattctccatgcaatgtggacatgccaatttcccagctgtaccccacccagacaacatagcgtacgctggaaaatcactgatagtccatatcagagctgctcgcatctggaaattttgcttcaacgatatgtcgtaagtgttcacaccaacctcccacagagattttaactcgtgtatcaatggctgtaagaatacgtccaacttcatctttgggtttgatgggccaggcacgaggactgtgaggaacatgaattgttctttcatgcacaaccacggaggcaggttatacggcgtgacaataactggccaagaagaatattgacgccctgattgtgcaaatggggcaaaaccatctgtagagaggcccaatctcacatttctgatctcatcggcgaatccaggaaagactgaattcaaatgtttccatgccggagagtcggccgggtggcgcattatcccatcgtctgtggaggtcgcatgccaccgcatatgttcagcagttgcaggagatgcaaacaatctctgcaatcggggcgtcaagggaaaatagtgcatctgtttagcgggcacttgtttctttctgcgactcccagatgcacgcaagctgtccttatatcgtgattggtcacagaacatacaactatgtagctcactagtttccccccaatacaacatgcagttattaacacagcaatcgatcttctctactggcaaacccaaaccacgtagatttcttttcgtactatagaagtcttctggacagttgttaccctctggtaaagcagctttcatcatcgaagacatctgattgtaagtcctctctgacatgtggctttcagtctttatgctcatgaattgagtcatccaacttaattgtgagtacgtgtcacatcctgcgtacaatggagtatccgctgcatccaacatgttataaatctgttgagcgtcattattgggcggctgctccagatttggaggatcttgataattactaggtccagcatggtcatgcaccatcctttcgtagttattgtataatccatcatcctcattcattatagcatgttctctcggcatagacagcggtgcttccccgtgacaaacccaaactttgtaattcaggacaaatccacgcctactaacatgttctctgaccgtaggtacatctaaatacgcttgattcttgcacttcttacacgggcacctaatgttaccttgtccatctgtgtacgccgtttgattgaacgcccactcaaggaaaaactcaagccccgtttcaaatgcggtacgatcattgtatctcgcgtacatccacgtacgattatcactcattcttgcaaattctaattgaaaaaaacaaataaaacataataaattacttgaaatctaacaaaatttcgacagcataaccccactatcctaactaccaagtgctcgactctaccagcaactatagtgaccatagtggtcctaatttactaagcctatactaggtctacccgaccccccaatgtcgaagcaataatacaatacaaataaaagcaataaaaatcatggtaattaaattaaaaacaatcatttgtagggagaagatccttaagattatatcaatttctatcccaaagggagaagatccttaagaaattgattaaatctatcccacaatatatatatatatatataataatataacatttcataaacacatagcacataacatttaatttaacaaaattatccaacatatataaattattctaacaaatta includes these proteins:
- the LOC131019595 gene encoding uncharacterized protein LOC131019595, yielding MSDNRTWMYARYNDRTAFETGLEFFLEWAFNQTAYTDGQGNIRCPCKKCKNQAYLDVPTVREHVSRRGFVLNYKVWVCHGEAPLSMPREHAIMNEDDGLYNNYERMVHDHAGPSNYQDPPNLEQPPNNDAQQIYNMLDAADTPLYAGCDTYSQLSWMTQFMSIKTESHMSERTYNQMSSMMKAALPEGNNCPEDFYSTKRNLRGLGLPVEKIDCCVNNCMLYWGETSELHSCMFCDQSRYKDSLRASGSRRKKQVPAKQMHYFPLTPRLQRLFASPATAEHMRWHATSTDDGIMRHPADSPAWKHLNSVFPGFADEIRNVRLGLSTDGFAPFAQSGRQYSSWPVIVTPYNLPPWLCMKEQFMFLTVLVPGPSNPKMKLDVFLQPLIHELKSLWEVGVNTYDISLKQNFQMRAALIWTISDFPAYAMLSGWGTAGKLACPHCMENTEAFTLPMSGKQSWFDNHRKFLPPNHVFRRNKTSFLRNKTCNVGPPEQRSGIQILNQIEGLGFVKVTEDFDGRNAQLAKYQDVGWKKKSIFWDLPYWRYLLIRHNLDVMHIEKNVFDNVFNTVLNVKGKTKDTEKSREELNTFCKRKELKKVAGTRGYPKACYTLDREEKKILLQWIKSLKFPDGYVSNISRCVDMNALKMHNMKSHDCHVFMQILLPVAFKELLPKNVWEAITELSFFFRELTSRNVAIYDMRILSEKIAVTLCKLERIFPPSLFDSMEHLPVHLADEARLAGPVQYRWMYPFERYLRTLKNHIKNKAKVEASIANAYLHAEMSTFSSFYFEDQISTKWTTLPRNIEMPVAENDDPLCLAIFKPIGRSLGRGTKRYMDEREWHAAHMYILSNCAEVAETYSKIFKEEKRYANPYMTDAEFEVAFHNEFILWFNHYVCRPCNDELNPYIRSLAAGPLREIETYSGYFVNGYRFHTTDHDRESATVNSGVCIKGSVYGSDRDVLDFYGRLQEVCVLEYPGYPIKQTVLFNCEWFDLSAQGTSIDTDFKLVSLNHTRRYKKYDPFVLASQVVQVFYCPYPSTNQSKKNWWSACKVNARSKVEVSTAASTSTLDQPFQEEVVTIMPTHTSVGIEQPLLLHPLGGVVEIEDDDEAEDDDSPLTSNDSDDDSSDAYE